In the Ammospiza caudacuta isolate bAmmCau1 chromosome 4, bAmmCau1.pri, whole genome shotgun sequence genome, cacctcaatgttgTTCTTGCGGTGAGCgcccagaactgagcacagcacTCCAGGAGTGGCCTCACCAGcactgggcacagagggacaatgTGAAAACAAGCATTTTCATCTGCCCACAAAGCAAGCATTGGTGTCCCTATCTGGGTGAGGGGAGCTGGagctagatgatctttaaagggTCTTCCCACTCAAACCACCCTGTGATTCCATGTTTGCCAGCCATTACCAGAGCAGacaggaagagctgctgcaaaGAGAGCCTGTGTGCATTCAGAGGGGCAGCCCCTGCAAAGCAGGCCATGACATTTGCTGTTAGCACATCTCTTCACCTCTTACTCCATACCCACGAAATGTGGGCAATGGCCAGCGCAGGCAGATTTAAGCAATGCTCTCACGTTTCTTTTGATGTCTCATCACATTTCCTGgtctttccaaagaaaaaaagggaagctGTTTCTCCCAAGCAACCTGTCCAGTTTTGTGCATGAAGTTAGTTAATTACCATATTGTGTATATATTTGGGGCTATCTCCTGGCTTTGTTGTTTCTGTCATCTTTTCCATTTGGGAAACCTCTGGTCAGCTTTCCTTTGGTCTATCCTTTTGGTTAAACTGTTTCCATCATCCAACTTAGATCACATTTCACTTCATACCACAGTACTGAAGGTGGGAATGCTTTTCTCCAAAGACAGAAGAGGTGAGACCTTCCTGAATGCAGAGAAGGTTTATGCTGATGGAAATCTGCCACACTCCTCTCCAGTACTATGTTCAAAAACGTTAACATTAAACTGCCACTCAAAAACCTTCACCCattgcataatttaaaaaaaattactatccCTGTTTAAAAAATCAGAGGCCTGCAGTCATTTCCAGCAACATTTGATGAGAACTTTAAGATATTCTCTTCCAGTGAGAATATTAGAACTCATGGAATAATTCAGCCATttgttttcacagaatcacagaaattcaaggctggaagagacctataagatcattaagtccaacccatgttctaacaattcaactagatcatggcagcaagtgccacatccagtctttttttgaactcctcgagggatgatgactccaccacctcactgggtagatgattccagtatctgatctctctttctgtaaaatacttccttcttaattctaacttgcatctcccttggcgcagcttgagactgtgtcctcttgttcttcTGCCTGGTTTAAGAATACTTGAAATTATGACCACAGCATCTCTAAGGTAAGTTTAGACCCACTGCTTTCTGTTGGAAGATGCTCTTCTATTTACACGTCTCagttatttagaaaaaaaaaaaaaaaaaaagggaaaccaAATATAGAAATATCAGGGATGGGGTAAACAATCACAGGCAACAGCAACATCCAAGTGAAGGAACCCCACTACTTTCTAAGCACAAAATTACAACCAGCATTGCTTCCAAGCTTTCACTCTCTTTCCCAACAGGAAAACCCAAGGAATCCAACAGCAATTCAGAGCCTTTCTTTCCCAGCTGCCATTCTCAGAGAACCAGCCTTCTGCTCTTCAAgcctttttaaagcaaaagctTTCAGGATATTCCACAATGAGAAGAAGCAGCCACCAAAGTGTAGAGCAGGAAAAAGGGTTAATTCAATGTCTTAACAGCCAAGTAATAGCAGCACAATTGATTTAATCCAGTAATCTTTCCACAACAAGAGATGAACCACACGAAAATTTGCTGTGAGTGTACTCTTGCAAAACATTCTGGTAAGCCATGAAACATAGCAATGCAATTCAGGCTGTATTCATCATATCTCCACCACAAACATTGCAGCACTGCtaacaccagaaaaaaaataagagacaTTCTTCCTACCTGAGAGGCAACTGAGGCGGGTAGGTACTGCATGTTCTGCACATCAGACTGTGCCTTGGAGTCTCACATACCCTGGAATGCTACTTCACAACCATGTTCTCACCCACAGCACTGGGGAAGCTCCAGCAGGAGCAAATTAGGCAGATTCAAACTTAATGAGGGAACAATCAAGAGAACTGCTTGCAGAAGCCTGCATCCAATCACCATACCTCCCAAAATATGCTCAGCTTTATCCTATATCAGAAAATTtcacctctccctccctcttAACCCACCCTAGCTAATCAGCTACAGCTGGGTTAGCacaagctgctctgcttcctggGGCATCAGGAAGGGATGACCCCATCAAAAACCATGGTGAAATGTCCAGAGGTGTAAAGCCAGCCCCTGGCTGAACTTTCTTTGCTTTGAGCAAAGTCTTGCAACTGGAAATGTTTTTGAAGCATCTGGAATAAAGTGTGTTGTGTGAGAAAGCCCTGGCACACATCCTGCACTCATGCCCCACCTTtggccctgggctcctgctgtcCATAGCAAGTCATTTAACAAGTCTGGGCCTCATGTCCTTCTACATAGACAGGATAATTTCCCCTTGGCCAGAGGAGATCTGGGATTGAGAACTATGATAGTCCCTATATGAGCCCTAGCCAAGCTCTCAGCTGTACCATTTCTGAAGGATGGTTGCACAGTCCCACCAGAAATCATCACAGCTTGTTGACAGTCAGCATTTTGGGGGAACTTCATGTTACACTGGCCCTAAGTTCAGCATTGGTACTggaatgaggaaaataaaataatgtcatCTGTGGCAACTACAAAGCAAATTACATGCAGACCGTGGAATCCAGTAGCAACAAAGAAGGTTGAGCCATAGACTCTGTCGGCAATGGAAAAGGGTGCTTCATAGTGTTCTATGGCTTATAGGGTAGAGAAGCAGAATCCTAGGATTCTACTAGTGATACTTTTGCCCACAGCACCTGAAATCCAAAGCAGACAAGTTGTATGGAAGTGCTTAGCCCCCTTTCCACTGTTCTCCAAAATGGAGTACGGAGGAGCCCACTGCCCACTCTGACAGGGATCCCTGCTTCCCCCGCCTCCCCTCTTCACTCTGACCCTGTGCACAGCCCACTCCTGCTCCAGTGGAAACCAACAGCAAGGCTTCTCCCAGCCTGTCCACCCACAAAATGTTTAGGCAGAAGAGATATCTTTTCTGTGTTAAAAACCCCCAATAAATAAATGCACCACCCTCCTCCTTTTTTGAAGTACGCTTTAGAGAAGAGATGTTGCAGGAGACATTGTCAGGCATTGCTCTTTCACTGCTGGTGAATTTAAtagatgaataaataaataaaaacactgaTCTCCTCGCACTGCTCCCAGGATAAGTGGGGGCAGCCTCAGTTCgtggggaaggagaggcagtGTCCGCCGAGCGccgggggagcggcggggcccgggcgTAGCTGCTGGTCGCGGATGCCGCCCCGGAGCCGGGAGCGAGCAGGAACCTTTCCGTGGCAGGATAAAAATGTTGACTGTAGATAAGCGAGGTGCAGGTGGGGACTGAGGGCTCTGCGGCGGCTCCGGCCGGTGCCCGGGGTTTGCTTTTGGGGTTTATGGGAAGCAGGTGATGCCGCCCAACGGCCTCGGCCTCATTCAACCTGTTCCCTGAACCGGAGTTCAGCCAGGGCACGTCGGCGGTGCCGGCATCTCCCGTCCTGGCAGAGCCCTTGCCCTGGGCGGAAGGGAacagagaaagcaaataaaagctcAGAAACTTGCAGAGTCAAACGCTTTGCCCTAGCCGGGGACGGAACTCGGAAAGCTCCGCGGGCACCCAGATGTGCCGGGGTGCCGGGTGCGGGCTCCGCATCCTCCCCGGGCTCCCCGGCCACCTCCCGGCGTGTCCCGCCCCGGCAGCGGTGACAGGCCCGGTCCCGCGCGCCCCCCACGCGTGCCGGGGTCCCGCAGGCCGGGGGCGACGTGGGGCgcgtcccgtcccgtcccccCGCCCCTGCCGCCCTCTGAGGCAGAGGACTCTGTAGGGCAGTGTCGCACCACAGCCCGTACGCCATGCGCTGCTCGCTCCCCATCCCGGCTCCTGCCTCTGGACAAAACTGCGTGTCTGACTATCGGATGGGAGCAAACAGAAAACCCCAAGAACGAGGATGTCGAGACACAAAAATAGCAGTGGGTGGTTGGAGCTGAAATGATACGAGCCGACCCGGCAGGGCCGAGGGATTTGCTTGTTCCGAACAGGTCTTTAAAACACCAATCTGACAAGGCGGAGCGGGGTTTGCCGCGCCGGTGGGCCGGGTGTCCTGTTTCAGCGAGTCACGTACCATTAAAGAGGCACTTTTACAAGTTTGTGGCGAGGCGCTGAGCCATTCAAAACTGCTCGCTCGGGAGGAAAACCCGCGGCGGCAGCTCTTGGGGAAAGGGTTAACCCGCTGCCCGCCCTGCCTGGGAAATGATGGTAAATTATCCGGCGCGTTCTCCCGGGGAAGAAATTAGACTTCAAaagggctggagcccttctGAATATATATCAAGCAGATGGGCTGATGCGCTGTCTCGCTGATGTGCCATTGATTAGCCGCCCCACAAAAGTGCTGCAGCCCCGCTCGCCCACGGCGGGTgcgcgccgccgcccgccgctcTCCGGggcagcgcgcctcggggctgaGCGGGGAAAAGGGATGGCCGCCGCAAGACACCGGCAAAGAAAGATGGCATCAgtgtggggagagcaggggaagagggggaagagaaaacccaaaacgaacaaaaacaacaacaagaaaaaaaaaaaaccacaaaaaaaccacaaaaaaaccccaaacaaacaaaaaaccgAGGAAAACCCTGgaagaaatacaaaaagaaatctCCTCAGAAACGGAGGGGATTTGTTTTCCCACCCCCAAATCTCGCCTTCCCTGTCAGCCCCACAGAGAGCCCATCCCCGCGCTGCACGAGCTCCCATCCCGAGTCCCAGCTGCGCTCCGTGCTGCAGCGGGAGCGACGGGCGGCACCTCCCCACCCCGAGCAGCCTCGGTTAAACCGAGCCGGGAGCGAAGAGCTGCGGGAAGCGGCAGAGGACTGGAGCAGAGGCGGCCGCTCCGCCGCTGGCGCCCTGCGGGGAAGAGCACCGGGCTGGGGGTGTCGCATCCCGGCTGCGGCACCGggctgggggtctgggggtgtcgCATCCAGCCCCGGAGGAGCTCAGCAGAAAGGCCTGTTCCCTACTCCCGGGCCTaagcagggagagagaaaagcacaCGCCAGAAAGTCACCCATTGAAGCGTTTAAATGCTTCACCGCTCAAACCGCCTTTGACACGCCTTGGCTGGGCTCCCGAAGGCATCCCGAGCCATTCGATAGCGCTTCAGAGAGGCCTTTCTGTCTGCCCCGCTCGGGGCAGCCCGGAGATGGCCAGCGGCGGCAGTGGCAGCGCACCCATGGCACAGGTGCCGCCTGCCCGCGGAGCCACgctcccatccatccatccatccatccatccatccatccatccatccatccatccatccatccatccatccacccatccatccatccatccatccatccatccatccatccatccatccatccatccatccatccactcCCGGGGACTCCTCAGGGAGACTCCGCCTGAAGTTAACATGGGCTGGCGGCAGGGCACCATGTGCCTTTCCTAGGCCCCAACCCAGCTCCGGGAGGGCAGCCGGCCGTGCGCCCCATCCCGGCGGGCACACAGCCCCGAGCAAAGCCCCTCCGTGTTGCAATGACTTGGCCAGGGGCGGAACACTTGACCCCTTGTCCCCTcgctgctccagcctggcctgcccgCAGAGAGGATGCTCCCCACGCGGGGCCGGCAGGGTCCCCGCCTCACCCACGCACCACCCGATCCGTGGCCACTTTCCCCGCAGTTTTCTCTCCTGGATAAGCATGCCACGGGCACATGCGACGGCAGGTGACCCGACACACGATCGGCTCCTGCCGCGTCCCGGCCCCGGTGCCCGTGGGTGGcagtgtcagagctggggcCGCGGGAGTCGggcacacagacagacagacagacacaagCCGGGGGTTGTGCCTCTCGGGGACGGGGCTGTGGGGCACACAGCTAGCCGGGAGCGGGGGATTTCTGCGTGTCCATCGGTGCTGCAGCGGCCGGGACAGACCCCTGCGAGCGAGTGCACGTGTGTGCGTGCGGCCACGCGTGTGCGCGCCCGGGCGTGCGTGGCCCCGCGTGGGCTCGCCCGTCCCTCTGCGGGCGCCTGCCCCTCCGCGCTGTCGGAGCAGACACGCTGGGCCGTTCCTGCGtatctttttctcctcctttgtcTCCCTTTCTTTGGCTTTGACTCTTTCAGGTGCCCCGGCGGTGCCCTCGCGTGCTGCTGGTTGCTGGGAGGTGGCGTGGCTGCCACTGCGCTGCTGTTGTGCGAGGGGCGGGAGGGAAGGGGGCTTGAATGCTGGCTGTTGTGCTCGGCTGGGGTGGGGGGCcgccgaggaggaggaggccgatgatgatgatgatggaggGGAGGGGGTGACGATGGAGCTCACCGCGGGCGCgcagctccctggggagccGCCTGAAAGGCCGCTGCGCTCACCAGCTGACAACGCGTGCTCCGCTCCAGACACGGCGCACCgcggccgggagcggggccagACCCCCCCTCCGCCCTCCagcccccctgtccccccccaTTGTCCGCCCCAAAGCATTGTCCGCCCCGCTCTAATTAAGAAACGCTGGCCCCACGGCCAACTCCCCTTCTaaccccccaccccccccccccccccgccgtgGTCCCTGCGCTTTTCTGGTCTCCCCTCGCTGGGTTTAACcctttctccccctcctcctccctccccgaGGCCAGAGGTTGAGCAAACAGCAGCCGGAGAGCCGCGGGGCAGAGATGCGCCTCGGCCGCCGCGCCTGGCCCCGCTCCGTGCCCCGAAATGCCCGCGCCGGGACGGCGGGGCCGAGCCCCGCACCGGAGTTCGCGGCCGCGCTCCGTCCGGCTTTGATCCGCGCTCCAAAGCCGGCGGAGCCGCCGTGCGCCTCGCACAAAGGCGGCCGCCTCCCCGagcccccccggcccccgcGCTCCTTTCGCACACCCCGGAGGACAGTCAGCGTTCAGCCAAAATTTAACGCTCGGATAGTGCGCTTCTGACTCGCCCTTTTCCAATAAAAGCCCGTTTAGGATGATAAAACCCCACGAAGCAAACCGGGCGAGACTGCTTCCAGGGGCTGGTGCGCGTCCCCGCTCTTGTTAAAAAACTTTGCGGTAGTCTATACAAAACAAACACTGTCGCAGGCTCAATAAAGCGATTTATCCATCTTCATTACTTAAAGAAATGTTGtctctttgtttgtttgggagaTATTAAGCATGCTTAGCTTGCAACACATAGTTGATTCCTTTGCTAGTATCTTGGATACTTGGATCTGACTTTGGAAGGTAGGAGCTAATTGCTAATAATGGAGAGAAAGGAACCAGCCAGCATAGCGGGAGTGGCCTGGCATATGGGGAATGAGCGGTCTGAAATACTCAATATTCAAGTTTCCAAAATATTAATGAGATTATAGCAACCTGCAGCTATACGTTACAGCTTGTTAACGGAGTGCGAGAGAGGGGGGCTGCCAAGCGGTTGTTATGCAAACTCTATAGCTGAACCTTAAAATGGGAATGCGGCTATGCGGCTGGGTATCTCTTTCAAAgaagagctaaaaaaaaaaaaaaaacgaagaGAGCCCCTCAGACGGCGAGTACTGCTGCGGCTGCGAGCACCAGCCGCGCCATGCCGTGCGCTCGTCTGTCGGGGGAAGGGGCCCGACCGAGGGAGCGGGGAGGATTTTGATGCGCTCTTTTCCACCACCTCGCGTGTTCGCAGCCGCAGAGGCAGAGCCCGGTTCGGCGGGGCGGAGAGAGGCGGCACGCACCGATCTCACCCACGGCCGGCGCCGCCGGGACCCCTCCGCGGCTGCTGCCCCTCACCGCGCCGAGCGCATCCCCAAATTAAACCAAATAAACCAAACAACGCCCCCAAAGTTGGTGGTTTTTTGCTCCGCCGCATCACTCCCGTGATGGGACCCCTCGCGTGTCCCCCATGATGCGAGACGGGctcccacagcacagaaatcagtGCCGGTAACCAAAGCTGACCTACCCCGACAAAGCAGGCATTTTATTTGGAAGGCAAATGACCCTCCCGATAAACTTTCCACCCTGCGGGACCGCAGCCCGCTTCGGCAGGTACGGGCGGCGAGCAGGGCAGGGCGGCAGCGCGGGGTTACCGGGGGGCAGGTGCCCTGTTTCTGCGGGGGAAAGCGACACCcgcacgggctgctggcccgcGGCCGCGCCTGGATAACTGATCCCCCTGCCAGCGTCACCTGCTGAACCCAGCGGGACCCCGCACCGCACGGCTCCGGTTTGGCCCCGGCTCTGGTGTCACGGGCAGACTGGGCTAAGCGTCAGCCAGTCCCCCATTCCCGTCCGGGTTTAAGCCGAGCCCAGGGGCCACATCCTGATCCCCGGCGACCCGCCGCGCTGCTCGCGTGTCCCCGACACCCCGCCGGCTTCTCcgccccctcccagccctttcCTCTCGGCTTAAACCGAGGAGGCTCCGTGGGAAGATCCGCTCGTGTCCCCGAGAAGGAGCAGGGAAGAAGGGAATGATGTGATCTGAGCGGCGGTGCGGGGACAGGCGCTACAGAAGAGCGACAAGCTCCTTACCCTGCACTTGTTGCATTTACCCGGTTCCGCTGGGGACTGCGGGACGGGAACGGGACGGGGTCCCGGCGGCGCAGGGAGCGGAGGGAGCGCTGCTCCAGGCGGGACAGAGCCCGCCCCGCACTCCGGCCCCGGGGCGCCCCGATGGGAGCATCGCCCCCGGCTCTGTACCTCTCACCCCGCCGCGGAGTTTGACACCACCCCCGCTCAGGGAGGGCAAAGGGAAAGTTGAACCCGACCACGATTCGAGgcttattttgttttggttgttttgttggttttttttccccacgtTTATTTGAtctcaaaaaaaattcaaaatcaaaatacataaaacaaTGGCAGCTGGCGTTgctaaaatcaaaataaacgATTTACGTCGTcgaaaagatttttttttttttaaaaaagagagaagcagaaataattGCAAACACTGCATAATAAATACGTTTCCTATTaccacaaaaggaaaataaaactgacaTAAAAGTTTGACACGACAAAACCGTTTTCGTTTTTAAGAGAGCGTTAGGATTAAGTGGCTTAATTAAACATTGGTCTCCAATTGGCAGTTAGTAGCTTTCCTCTTGAAACTGCATCTCCAGCCGCTGATAAAGTGCTTGCGCCAAGTTTCCCCCCAAAAGACGCCGGCATGGTGCTCTAAGGAAAATCCAAATTTTGTCCACTATTTACAAGTTAAGACGGTGCGCTATTGACTTTtgcatgtgtgtttgtgtgcgtgtgtgtgtttCCACAGCAATGCGACCCACGGCAGGATGGGTGTCCTGGAAGACGGGGGTGTCAGGGCGGGCTCACGGctgggtggggatggatggCGCCGGCGGCACCCCCGGCAGCGGGGCCAGGCTTTCTCCCTGCGCATCACCTGCTCGCCGACGGGGCGAGCCAGGCTAAGGCTGCGAGGTGGCGCGTTGGCAGGAGGGAACGGCAACGACTTCTAGGTGAAAGAAACTTTCGAAGTGTAAACTAAAAATTACAACAAACCAACCGCCCCTGACAGACAGGGCAGGTACAGTCACTCTCTAACAGCCATCCCCCCCTGGACAAACCAGGGGCTGCCGGGGGTGGGAGACGAAGGGGCGGATTTCAAAGCGACCGAGGGGAGCCGATGCCGTCCGTGGCGGCACCGCATCCGGCTGCTCACCCCGCGGCGGAGTCTGTGCTTCGAGGGGCGGCCTTGCGGGGTGCCGGGGACGACGCCCCTGCCTTAGCTGGCCTCGTCCGAATCGCTGTAGTGGGAGCGGGGCGAGAACTCCCCGTCGCTCCTGTGGGACCGGGGCGACGTCTTGCTCCTCTCCTGCGGCGGCTGCCCGGGCTGCGGCAGGAGGAGGGCGGGGGAAGGGGCTCTCTGTCCCATCAGGGCGCCCTCCGCAAAGGAGAAGTGCAGCGGGTCGAGCTGCACCGAGTAGCCCCCCGCGGCCGGCGCCGGGGGGAAGCGAGTCCGGCCGTGCCCGGGGGGCGACGCTCtgggcggccccggcggcggcgccggcggccccggcggagctccggccccggcggcggcgcAGGGCGGCTCGAAGGGGGCCCCGCGGTGCTCGGCCTTGCCGGAGCCGTCGGaaggggcggcggggccgtgcAACAGCTCGGCCAGGGCGCTGATGTAGATCTGAGCCATCTGCAGCGTCTCGTACTTGGAGAGCTTCTTGTCGTTGTTGAAGGAGGGGATGACATTGCGCAGCTGGTCGAAGGCGTGGTTCAGCCCGTGCatccgccgccgctcccgcgcGTTGGCCGCCAGCCGCCGCTGCTTCTGCACGCCGCTCACCTGCGCCCGCagcccggggccgccgccgccgccccgcggccgcccgccgccccgcgccccgccggggctgctcccgccgccccgcgccgcgccgcccTCCGCCGTCGCCGCCTCGTCGTCCTCGGCGGGCAGCAGGTAGCGcggcgaggcggcggcgggcaggCGGGCGGCGCAGCAGACGCCGAGCCAGGAGCCGGGCGCGAAGCCGCCGCAGCCGCCGTGCTCCGGGCCGGGCGTTGGCGGCTCTGAGGGCGGCTCGCGGGCGcgctctgcccagggcaggctcaTGGCTCTAGCGCCGCGCGCCCATCGGGCCGCGCGCAGCCCCCGCCTCGCGCGTGGCGCCCCGACGGCTCCGGTGTCGGCCGGGCTCGCGCCCCCCTTTAAGGAGCGGCACGCGCCGGGGTCCCCCCCGCCCCCGCTCCCCCTCCCCTCCGCTCCCTCGCTCCCCACCCCTCCCGCCGCACGCCCTCCACTCGCGCCGGTCGCGTGTCGGCGCGGCCAATggcgcgcgcgcgcgcgggGCCGGCGCGTGCGGGGAGCCAATGGCGCGCGGGGGG is a window encoding:
- the ATOH1 gene encoding transcription factor ATOH1 → MSLPWAERAREPPSEPPTPGPEHGGCGGFAPGSWLGVCCAARLPAAASPRYLLPAEDDEAATAEGGAARGGGSSPGGARGGGRPRGGGGGPGLRAQVSGVQKQRRLAANARERRRMHGLNHAFDQLRNVIPSFNNDKKLSKYETLQMAQIYISALAELLHGPAAPSDGSGKAEHRGAPFEPPCAAAGAGAPPGPPAPPPGPPRASPPGHGRTRFPPAPAAGGYSVQLDPLHFSFAEGALMGQRAPSPALLLPQPGQPPQERSKTSPRSHRSDGEFSPRSHYSDSDEAS